In Saccharicrinis fermentans DSM 9555 = JCM 21142, a genomic segment contains:
- a CDS encoding RagB/SusD family nutrient uptake outer membrane protein, whose product MNIKAYIIISCMAFSLWSCDDFLDLEPISEETTATAYDSYSQIEAALTGTYESFQSDAYVWNNILFQDVRSDNHYAGGDNAEIFEIDFLNISATNSKVYQSWSNIYNAILKANIVLKKVDDVHDVLLTEERRQQIKGEAYFLRAYHYYNLVNLWGGVPLILTATTSTKASDVNIERSSAERVYEQILADLDTSISLLPDTYGDEASINKARATTGAANALAAKACAQKPSPNYAKALEYIAAVEASEANYELIDYNYLFDGNHHNNAESILEIQYLGGDEGNWGPQMLLPPSVSGDTWRKFITPSHDLVNAFEAEGDDIRMNATLLFEEINDWVDEYWGNAMGTSIPFAYKWKNAMGWASTDRQYILRYGDIVLLKAEVLNETGKLSEAVSEVNRIRARVNLNPLTSDKTSSKETLRLAILNERRLELAQEGQRWDDLLRYGTVTETMNNLTEIDLRDNQAIEYNMTDAKKLLPIPQQELDRNTALDPNPSN is encoded by the coding sequence ATGAATATAAAAGCATATATTATCATTAGCTGCATGGCCTTTTCTCTCTGGTCCTGCGACGACTTCCTTGATTTGGAACCTATTTCAGAAGAAACCACAGCCACAGCCTATGACTCCTACAGTCAGATTGAAGCTGCCCTGACAGGAACATACGAATCCTTTCAATCAGATGCCTACGTGTGGAACAATATACTTTTTCAAGATGTACGATCAGACAACCATTATGCGGGAGGTGACAATGCAGAAATATTCGAAATAGACTTTTTGAATATATCGGCAACCAACTCAAAGGTATATCAAAGCTGGTCGAATATATACAATGCCATACTCAAAGCAAATATCGTATTAAAAAAAGTGGACGATGTGCATGATGTATTACTAACCGAGGAACGAAGACAACAAATAAAGGGAGAAGCTTACTTTTTAAGGGCATATCACTATTACAACCTGGTAAATCTATGGGGTGGAGTACCACTTATTTTAACAGCCACCACATCCACAAAAGCAAGTGATGTAAACATTGAGCGTTCCTCTGCGGAGCGTGTTTATGAACAAATACTCGCTGACCTCGATACATCCATCAGCTTACTTCCGGATACATATGGAGATGAAGCCAGCATTAATAAAGCACGGGCCACAACGGGGGCGGCCAATGCACTGGCAGCCAAGGCCTGTGCCCAAAAACCATCCCCTAATTACGCCAAAGCGTTGGAATACATTGCAGCGGTAGAAGCCAGTGAAGCCAACTACGAACTGATTGATTACAACTATTTATTCGACGGTAACCACCATAACAATGCAGAGTCTATTCTTGAGATTCAGTACTTAGGAGGCGACGAAGGCAATTGGGGACCACAAATGCTACTACCTCCATCCGTAAGCGGTGATACATGGCGAAAGTTTATTACTCCATCCCACGACCTGGTGAATGCTTTTGAGGCTGAAGGTGATGACATACGAATGAATGCAACCCTTTTATTTGAGGAAATAAATGATTGGGTAGATGAGTATTGGGGCAATGCCATGGGCACTTCAATACCTTTTGCCTACAAGTGGAAAAATGCAATGGGCTGGGCAAGTACCGACCGCCAATACATCCTCCGTTATGGTGATATTGTCTTATTAAAAGCAGAGGTGCTCAATGAAACAGGAAAGCTATCCGAAGCTGTAAGCGAGGTGAATCGCATTCGTGCTCGTGTAAATCTGAATCCCTTAACCAGTGACAAAACAAGTAGCAAAGAGACTTTACGATTGGCCATTTTAAATGAGCGTCGTTTAGAGTTAGCACAAGAAGGTCAGCGCTGGGATGATCTACTGCGCTACGGAACGGTCACTGAAACCATGAATAACTTGACAGAAATAGACCTAAGGGATAACCAGGCAATTGAGTACAATATGACAGATGCTAAAAAACTACTGCCTATCCCTCAGCAAGAGCTTGATCGAAACACGGCCCTAGATCCGAACCCCTCCAACTAA
- a CDS encoding SusE domain-containing protein, with translation MKVKNIHLIMALLIGLVTWSCEEESNLEPEGNWELSAPTLTQPNSDNKIILDENTPFSNVEFKWDAAKSSAGYGVYYDVLIDSLNAEDPNHPILSLPANNGGKSNDVTITVSELNQALYMAGYKPGEDIQVQWSVKASCLSKTVLNTAPLTVVRYDDDHLYLCGSATETGNNISNAIWMKRLKNAQGDKLNLYESYTQLKANEDFMVYNGRSENAIAYGLNDEGELVRGGQAIRVDSEGIYRISIDFDAMSISFFKIDRLALIGDALTGAWESDEALNYKGMGVWQADINFVKTGSYIIRANNDWQGLIKEVDASNHEVILEDFGTAYGYTFDNFQQEEAGYYTVTLTMTANKYTLDLEKAPEQRIYIITNNTDVYEMTMIGDGLFATTSYIALQTSDQILINTQDDGNGISYSILGAMEQGDADKVEGTISLEESNLFFSPAIDQAYGFVVDIKTGELKWHYYNLKLFHWDNDAEGGWDAKSETKLSYTHPYTFSSTADLQANFESKIFSPWEIQFGAGSSDNSTALTGTVTNDSGASNLSNITTSGSYNITLTVAPDFSTANYTFTAQ, from the coding sequence ATGAAAGTTAAAAATATCCATTTAATAATGGCTCTTCTAATTGGCTTGGTGACCTGGAGCTGTGAAGAAGAAAGCAACCTTGAACCCGAGGGCAATTGGGAATTAAGTGCACCCACATTAACTCAGCCCAACAGTGACAATAAGATCATTCTTGACGAAAACACCCCCTTCAGCAATGTTGAGTTCAAATGGGATGCTGCGAAATCCTCAGCCGGATATGGCGTATATTATGATGTCTTGATCGACTCCTTAAACGCAGAAGATCCTAACCACCCTATTCTATCATTACCAGCAAACAATGGCGGCAAGAGTAACGATGTTACCATTACCGTATCTGAATTGAACCAAGCTTTATATATGGCTGGCTATAAACCAGGTGAAGATATTCAGGTTCAGTGGTCTGTAAAAGCATCCTGCCTTTCAAAAACAGTGCTTAACACTGCTCCCCTAACAGTTGTTAGATATGATGATGACCACTTATACCTGTGTGGTTCAGCCACTGAAACAGGAAATAACATAAGTAACGCGATATGGATGAAGCGTTTAAAAAATGCGCAAGGAGACAAACTTAACCTATATGAATCATACACCCAGTTAAAGGCCAACGAAGATTTCATGGTTTATAACGGACGCAGTGAAAATGCAATTGCTTATGGGCTGAATGACGAAGGAGAACTGGTTCGTGGCGGACAAGCAATCAGGGTTGACAGCGAAGGCATATACCGTATAAGTATCGATTTTGATGCGATGAGCATTTCTTTTTTTAAGATTGACAGGTTGGCTTTAATAGGAGATGCCTTAACAGGCGCATGGGAATCTGACGAAGCCCTCAACTATAAAGGCATGGGTGTTTGGCAAGCTGACATCAACTTTGTAAAAACAGGAAGCTACATCATTAGAGCAAACAATGATTGGCAAGGACTCATCAAAGAGGTAGATGCAAGTAACCACGAGGTCATTCTTGAGGATTTTGGCACTGCATACGGCTACACTTTTGATAACTTTCAACAAGAAGAGGCTGGTTATTACACAGTAACCCTAACGATGACAGCCAATAAGTACACCTTAGATTTAGAAAAAGCACCAGAACAAAGAATATACATCATTACAAATAATACCGATGTCTATGAGATGACCATGATTGGAGATGGCCTATTTGCCACCACCAGCTATATCGCATTACAAACTAGCGACCAAATACTGATTAACACTCAGGATGATGGCAATGGCATAAGCTATAGCATCCTTGGAGCCATGGAGCAAGGCGACGCCGATAAAGTTGAAGGCACAATCAGCTTAGAAGAAAGCAACCTCTTTTTTTCTCCAGCCATTGACCAGGCCTATGGCTTTGTGGTGGACATAAAAACAGGTGAGCTGAAATGGCATTACTATAACTTGAAGTTATTCCACTGGGATAATGATGCAGAAGGGGGGTGGGATGCCAAAAGCGAAACAAAACTCAGTTATACACACCCTTACACTTTTTCGTCAACAGCCGATTTACAAGCTAATTTTGAATCTAAGATTTTCTCACCTTGGGAGATTCAGTTTGGTGCAGGAAGCAGTGACAATAGCACTGCCTTAACAGGAACAGTAACCAATGATTCTGGCGCTTCCAACCTGTCCAACATCACCACTAGTGGCTCCTACAATATCACTTTAACTGTAGCGCCTGACTTTTCGACAGCCAATTATACATTTACAGCACAGTAG
- a CDS encoding glycoside hydrolase family 30 protein → MNLKKMSFISIFLTIISLLVIQCANDSDDTPAPPPSTLEALDISFYLSTYDGIAKFNQQDQTFTQASSNNHPTITVNTHTTYQTMDGFGYTLTGGSAMHLYNMSSSQRLALLQTLFASDQNNIGVSYLRISIGASDLDAYTFSYDDLASGETDMNMEQFSLDPDRAYLIPVLKEILAINPTIKILGTPWSAPTWMKTNGATKGGELMPEYYQSYAQYFVKYVQEMALEGIVIDAITVQNEPLHPGNNPSMYMPADDQAEFIKTALGPAFETAGINTKIIIYDHNADRTDYPISILNDPEANKYIDGSAFHLYGGEIDNLTDVHNAHPDKNLYFTEQWIGAPGSFGDDLVWHTRHLIIGAPRNWCKTVLEWNLAADSKLEPYTDGGCTECLGALTIDGDAVVYNPAYYIIAHASKFVRPGSVRIESNIPTNIPNIAYLTPDKEVVIIALNDSDTTQEVNMKWNDEMITVTLASKSVGTFVWKQ, encoded by the coding sequence ATGAATTTAAAAAAAATGTCATTCATATCCATATTCCTTACCATCATCAGTCTCTTGGTAATTCAATGCGCCAATGATTCAGATGACACACCGGCTCCTCCTCCATCCACACTGGAAGCGTTAGACATATCTTTTTATCTTTCAACTTATGATGGAATCGCCAAATTCAATCAACAGGATCAAACATTCACACAAGCCAGCTCAAACAATCACCCAACCATTACGGTAAACACCCACACAACATACCAAACAATGGATGGTTTTGGCTATACACTCACGGGAGGCAGCGCCATGCATCTATACAATATGAGCTCCTCCCAACGACTTGCCTTGCTACAAACGCTATTTGCTTCCGACCAAAATAATATTGGGGTAAGCTACCTGCGCATTAGCATCGGCGCATCCGATTTAGATGCGTACACATTTTCTTATGACGATTTAGCTAGTGGAGAGACCGATATGAATATGGAACAATTTTCTTTGGATCCGGACAGGGCATATCTCATTCCTGTACTAAAGGAAATTTTAGCGATCAACCCAACGATCAAGATTCTGGGCACCCCCTGGTCTGCCCCCACCTGGATGAAAACAAACGGAGCTACCAAAGGTGGAGAGTTGATGCCTGAATACTACCAGTCCTATGCACAATACTTTGTTAAGTATGTGCAGGAAATGGCTTTAGAAGGAATTGTCATTGATGCCATTACTGTGCAAAATGAACCTTTACATCCGGGTAACAACCCCAGTATGTATATGCCCGCTGATGACCAAGCTGAATTTATAAAAACAGCCTTGGGTCCAGCCTTTGAAACCGCAGGAATAAACACCAAAATCATCATCTATGACCACAATGCCGACAGAACCGATTATCCCATCAGTATTTTAAACGATCCTGAGGCCAACAAATACATTGATGGATCAGCATTTCATCTTTATGGAGGTGAAATAGATAACTTAACAGATGTACACAATGCACACCCAGATAAAAATTTATATTTCACAGAACAATGGATAGGAGCTCCGGGTAGTTTTGGAGATGATTTAGTATGGCACACGCGTCATTTAATCATTGGCGCTCCACGCAATTGGTGCAAAACAGTGTTGGAATGGAATCTGGCAGCAGACTCAAAGCTAGAACCATATACCGATGGAGGATGTACCGAATGCCTAGGAGCATTAACCATTGACGGTGATGCCGTAGTCTACAATCCCGCATATTACATTATTGCACATGCTTCTAAATTTGTAAGGCCAGGATCTGTGCGTATTGAATCAAATATACCCACAAACATACCAAACATAGCCTATCTAACACCCGATAAAGAGGTAGTCATCATTGCTTTAAACGATTCCGATACCACACAAGAAGTGAATATGAAATGGAATGATGAAATGATTACCGTCACATTAGCCTCCAAGTCTGTAGGCACATTTGTCTGGAAACAATAA
- a CDS encoding glycoside hydrolase family 30 protein, with product MKHFCILMTALFFMACSQSKIEKNRTTPYTVEGKSIMVYTTAKDTKDRLSLSPNLSFSPSSQPLETEIAVFVQPEKQFQTFIGIGGAITDASAEVYAQLSPEKQKELIDAYYGEDGIDYSLMRTTIHSCDFSSQSYTYINEGDKELSSFNIDHDRKYRIPMIKTAMAAASDSLLFYVSPWSPPAFMKGKENMLKGGKLLPEYYQSWASYYAKFIKAYEAEGMPIWGLTIQNEPMAVQTWESCVYTAEEERDFLKNYLGPTLQREGLGDKHIVVWDHNRDLISHRANTIFGDPEAAKYAWGIGFHWYERWAGGQSMWDNLRNVKESFPNKNLLFTEGCIEAFNEAEYQRWSNGERYGRAMIQDFNCGTAGWTDWNILLDHTGGPNHVGNYCFSPIHADTRTDSLIYTPSYYYIGHFSKFIRPGAKRVSTSTSRSHLISTSFLNKDGKMVTITMNDSPKNISYKMIVDDYETSLEIPAHGIQTIIY from the coding sequence ATGAAACATTTTTGTATACTAATGACGGCCTTATTTTTCATGGCCTGTTCTCAAAGCAAAATCGAGAAAAACCGAACAACGCCCTATACTGTCGAGGGCAAATCCATAATGGTATATACCACAGCCAAGGACACAAAAGATAGACTCAGCTTATCTCCAAACCTTTCTTTCAGTCCTTCTTCACAACCTCTGGAAACAGAAATCGCTGTTTTTGTACAACCCGAAAAACAATTTCAAACATTTATTGGTATTGGAGGTGCCATCACCGATGCTTCTGCCGAAGTATACGCCCAATTAAGTCCCGAAAAACAAAAGGAATTGATCGATGCATATTACGGTGAAGATGGTATTGATTACAGCCTTATGCGCACTACAATCCACAGCTGTGATTTTAGCTCACAGAGTTATACTTACATCAACGAGGGCGACAAAGAACTAAGTAGTTTTAACATCGATCACGACAGAAAATATCGCATTCCCATGATAAAAACAGCCATGGCTGCCGCATCCGACTCCTTGCTGTTTTACGTGAGTCCATGGAGTCCTCCTGCCTTTATGAAAGGCAAAGAAAACATGCTCAAAGGAGGCAAACTCCTTCCTGAATACTATCAGTCATGGGCATCCTACTATGCAAAATTTATAAAAGCCTACGAAGCGGAAGGAATGCCTATCTGGGGATTGACCATACAAAACGAGCCAATGGCCGTGCAAACATGGGAATCCTGTGTATATACAGCAGAAGAAGAGCGCGATTTTTTAAAGAACTATCTAGGGCCAACATTGCAAAGAGAAGGCTTGGGAGACAAACACATCGTAGTATGGGATCATAATCGCGATTTGATTTCTCACAGAGCCAATACCATTTTTGGGGATCCGGAAGCAGCAAAATACGCCTGGGGTATAGGCTTTCATTGGTACGAGAGATGGGCAGGCGGACAGTCCATGTGGGACAACCTTCGCAATGTCAAAGAATCGTTCCCAAACAAAAACCTTCTTTTTACGGAAGGTTGCATTGAAGCATTCAACGAAGCAGAATATCAACGCTGGTCTAATGGTGAGCGCTATGGTAGAGCTATGATACAAGATTTTAACTGCGGAACAGCCGGGTGGACCGACTGGAATATTTTATTGGATCATACAGGTGGACCTAACCATGTTGGTAACTACTGCTTCTCTCCTATCCATGCAGACACCCGGACTGACTCTTTGATTTATACGCCATCCTATTATTACATTGGTCATTTCTCAAAGTTTATCCGCCCCGGAGCCAAAAGAGTGAGCACCTCCACCAGCAGAAGTCACCTGATCAGTACATCATTTTTGAATAAAGACGGAAAAATGGTAACTATAACCATGAATGACAGTCCTAAAAACATATCATACAAAATGATAGTGGACGATTACGAAACCTCACTTGAGATACCAGCCCATGGTATTCAGACCATTATCTATTGA
- the kdsB gene encoding 3-deoxy-manno-octulosonate cytidylyltransferase, with protein MNIIGIIPSRYASSRLPGKPLAIIGDKPMVQWVYENCQKGLEQVFVATDDQRIVEAVEAFGGKAVMTRQDHTSGTDRCAEAAENIENKYGVKADVVVNIQGDEPFFEAAQLADIKSAFENPDTQIATLVQKAKDLDQVLSQSEVKVVLNNWGEGIYFSRSPIPFLRNVQQNEWMEHQTFYRHLGIYAYRMDVLREIVKLEQSILEKAESLEQLRWIENGFPVTCVITELEETMCIDTPEDLARANELIKSL; from the coding sequence ATGAATATAATAGGGATAATTCCAAGTCGATATGCTTCAAGCCGTCTGCCGGGTAAGCCATTGGCCATCATTGGTGATAAGCCAATGGTGCAGTGGGTGTACGAAAATTGTCAAAAAGGACTGGAGCAGGTGTTTGTGGCCACTGACGATCAGCGTATTGTGGAGGCAGTGGAGGCCTTTGGTGGTAAAGCAGTGATGACAAGACAAGATCATACCAGTGGCACCGACCGATGTGCTGAGGCTGCTGAAAATATTGAGAATAAGTACGGCGTGAAGGCTGATGTGGTTGTTAATATACAGGGCGACGAACCATTTTTTGAGGCAGCACAATTAGCGGATATTAAATCGGCCTTTGAAAATCCAGATACGCAAATAGCTACCCTGGTGCAGAAAGCCAAAGATTTGGATCAGGTCTTAAGTCAAAGTGAGGTGAAAGTGGTGCTGAACAACTGGGGTGAGGGAATTTACTTTAGTCGTTCTCCGATTCCTTTTTTACGTAATGTGCAACAAAATGAGTGGATGGAGCATCAGACTTTTTATCGTCATTTAGGTATTTATGCTTATCGTATGGATGTTTTAAGGGAGATTGTCAAGCTGGAGCAGTCTATTTTGGAGAAAGCTGAATCGCTGGAACAGTTGCGCTGGATCGAAAATGGTTTCCCTGTTACCTGTGTGATCACCGAACTGGAAGAAACCATGTGTATTGATACGCCCGAGGATTTGGCAAGGGCAAACGAATTGATTAAAAGTTTATAG
- a CDS encoding iron-containing alcohol dehydrogenase family protein, with the protein MLYDFRSFVNPGHYAFGKGSLKHLGELIERRKNENNDWTVFMIDHYFQDKKETLDRLPIGEKDLVFFIETKDEPKTTLVNKYRDQILAHQTTLPAVMVGMGGGTTMDYAKATGLMVTNPGDSKDYQGLDLIKNEGIYTIVIPTVSGTGAEVSMTAVLSGPEKKLGIKCDYTIPNEVLFDPELLATVPDSDRFFTGMDCYIHNVESLTGTWINSMGKAFAEKSNEICVKVFTNQIEDRLEADEQMMVASIMGGNSITYAQVGVCHALSYGLAVVLGTHHGVGNCIVFNQLEKYYPKGYQLFKEMQALQGVEIPSGITAGCSEEQFDQMVDVAWALEHMWNNVFGPDWEKHISKDEIKALFKKM; encoded by the coding sequence ATGCTATACGATTTTAGAAGTTTCGTTAATCCGGGACATTATGCATTTGGAAAAGGAAGTCTTAAACACCTGGGAGAACTTATTGAGAGAAGGAAAAATGAAAACAATGACTGGACGGTCTTTATGATTGATCATTATTTTCAGGATAAAAAGGAAACCCTAGATCGCCTGCCTATTGGGGAAAAAGATTTGGTGTTTTTTATAGAAACCAAGGATGAACCTAAAACAACCTTGGTGAATAAATACCGCGACCAGATATTGGCTCATCAAACTACTTTACCTGCTGTAATGGTGGGTATGGGTGGTGGTACCACCATGGATTACGCTAAAGCAACAGGTTTGATGGTGACTAACCCCGGTGATTCTAAAGATTACCAAGGACTGGATTTAATTAAGAACGAAGGAATTTATACCATTGTCATTCCTACAGTGTCAGGTACAGGGGCTGAAGTTTCTATGACTGCTGTTTTGAGTGGGCCTGAAAAAAAATTAGGTATCAAATGTGATTATACCATTCCCAATGAGGTGCTTTTTGACCCTGAGTTGTTGGCTACCGTGCCGGATTCAGATCGTTTTTTTACAGGTATGGATTGTTATATTCACAATGTGGAATCATTGACAGGTACGTGGATTAATTCTATGGGTAAGGCTTTTGCTGAGAAGTCCAATGAAATTTGTGTAAAGGTGTTTACGAACCAAATTGAAGATCGTTTGGAAGCAGACGAACAAATGATGGTGGCCTCTATTATGGGGGGTAATAGTATTACCTATGCGCAGGTAGGTGTTTGTCATGCTCTTTCTTATGGTTTGGCGGTGGTATTGGGAACTCACCATGGAGTAGGTAACTGTATTGTATTTAATCAACTCGAAAAATATTACCCCAAAGGTTATCAGTTGTTTAAAGAAATGCAAGCCTTACAAGGGGTAGAGATTCCTTCTGGTATCACTGCGGGATGCTCCGAAGAGCAGTTCGATCAAATGGTTGATGTAGCTTGGGCGCTTGAACATATGTGGAATAATGTGTTTGGTCCTGATTGGGAAAAGCATATTAGCAAAGATGAAATCAAAGCTTTGTTTAAAAAGATGTAG
- a CDS encoding DegT/DnrJ/EryC1/StrS family aminotransferase, producing the protein MPGTELFGKEEKEQVMEVLETGILFRYNHDEQRKGIWKAKEFEKEFADYHGVKHCHMVCSGTAADAVSLAAVGVGAGDEVIVPPFTFIAPVEAVINCGAVPVFAEIDETLCLSAASIEAAITPKTKAVLLVHMVGAMAQIDEIVEVCNKHNIILIEDTAQALGGSFQGKMLGTFGKVACYSFDFFKLVTAGEGGAVITNDDQVYTTAHTWSDHGHSHEGNNRGAEEHAILGTNYRIGELHAAIGLAQFRKIDYMLERLRANKKVLKDYLKKFPQVTFRQVPDEAGDAATVLNFFLPSQEEARKACAELSAEGVAAAYWFDNNYHFIKNWNHIKDCKVAGPVGMQFLDKPQDYKNLDLPKSYDIIGRLVSVNMSITTTKEQLEAICKAFDKVLA; encoded by the coding sequence ATGCCGGGTACAGAATTATTTGGTAAAGAGGAAAAAGAACAAGTAATGGAAGTTCTTGAAACAGGAATTCTATTCAGATATAACCATGATGAGCAACGAAAAGGTATTTGGAAAGCCAAAGAATTTGAAAAAGAGTTTGCCGATTATCATGGTGTAAAGCATTGTCATATGGTATGCAGTGGTACTGCTGCTGATGCGGTTTCATTGGCAGCAGTGGGTGTGGGAGCTGGTGATGAGGTGATTGTACCTCCGTTTACTTTTATTGCTCCGGTTGAAGCAGTTATTAACTGTGGTGCTGTGCCTGTGTTTGCTGAAATTGATGAGACTCTTTGTTTGTCTGCTGCCTCGATTGAAGCGGCCATTACTCCTAAAACCAAAGCGGTATTGTTGGTTCATATGGTGGGGGCTATGGCGCAAATTGATGAGATTGTAGAAGTGTGTAATAAACACAATATTATCTTGATTGAAGATACTGCCCAAGCATTGGGCGGATCATTTCAAGGTAAAATGTTGGGTACTTTTGGTAAAGTGGCTTGCTATTCTTTCGATTTCTTTAAGTTGGTTACTGCTGGTGAAGGGGGTGCTGTTATTACAAATGATGATCAAGTTTACACTACGGCTCATACTTGGTCCGATCATGGTCATAGCCATGAGGGAAATAATAGAGGCGCCGAAGAACATGCTATTTTGGGAACCAATTATCGTATAGGCGAGCTACATGCTGCCATAGGATTGGCTCAGTTCCGAAAAATAGATTATATGTTAGAAAGACTGCGGGCCAATAAAAAAGTGTTGAAAGATTATTTGAAGAAATTCCCTCAGGTGACTTTTCGTCAGGTGCCCGATGAAGCAGGTGATGCTGCTACTGTGCTGAATTTCTTCTTGCCTAGCCAGGAAGAAGCCAGAAAGGCTTGTGCTGAACTTAGTGCAGAGGGGGTTGCTGCGGCTTATTGGTTTGATAATAATTATCACTTTATTAAAAATTGGAATCATATTAAAGATTGTAAAGTGGCAGGTCCGGTAGGTATGCAGTTTTTGGATAAACCACAGGATTATAAGAACCTGGATCTGCCAAAATCCTATGATATTATTGGTCGCTTGGTGTCTGTTAATATGAGTATTACAACGACAAAAGAACAATTGGAGGCTATTTGTAAAGCTTTTGATAAGGTTTTGGCTTAG
- a CDS encoding transaldolase family protein: MELYLDSADINEIEEAFKLGFIDGLTTTPTFMHRHGITDIDAAIVKLSKMVPVLMIEALGDTAEEIVAEAKRLLSLGLDKKRTVFKIPASLVAAKACKMLRDEDMMVNIHLVYNVQQAYMAMAAGASYVCVLVGRMQDQGYDALKLVEDCVKLVEKYNYNTKIMFSSVRHPEHVKNAIEIGCQNITIPWKIMKNLNNNNFTEIGTQQFVNHTRQMTMKVGEVVGSKNPTIGLNAKVTDATVEMTKYGTGAVSVVDAQGNLAGIFTDGDLRRHMNIDGEKIWSMTMGDFDMKSPITIDIEDKLHAAVAIFKEKQIDNIIAVSNGKPVGMVDVQDLVKLEII, from the coding sequence ATGGAATTATATCTTGATTCTGCTGACATTAATGAAATTGAAGAAGCATTTAAGTTAGGTTTTATCGATGGCTTAACCACCACACCAACTTTTATGCATAGACACGGTATTACTGATATTGATGCCGCTATTGTGAAGCTCTCAAAAATGGTCCCCGTGCTTATGATTGAAGCATTGGGAGACACTGCCGAGGAAATAGTGGCTGAGGCCAAGCGTCTGTTGAGCTTAGGTTTGGATAAAAAAAGAACCGTATTTAAAATTCCGGCTTCGTTGGTTGCAGCTAAAGCTTGTAAGATGCTTCGCGATGAAGACATGATGGTGAATATTCACTTGGTGTATAATGTTCAACAGGCTTATATGGCCATGGCGGCAGGAGCTAGTTATGTTTGTGTATTGGTTGGTCGTATGCAGGACCAAGGTTATGATGCTTTGAAATTGGTGGAAGACTGTGTTAAACTGGTGGAGAAATATAATTACAATACCAAAATAATGTTCTCCTCTGTGCGTCATCCTGAGCATGTGAAGAATGCCATCGAAATAGGTTGTCAGAATATTACCATTCCATGGAAGATTATGAAAAACCTAAATAATAATAACTTCACAGAGATAGGTACACAGCAGTTTGTAAACCATACCCGACAAATGACCATGAAGGTAGGTGAGGTTGTTGGTAGCAAAAATCCAACCATTGGTTTAAATGCGAAAGTTACGGATGCCACTGTTGAAATGACCAAGTATGGTACAGGTGCTGTCTCTGTTGTTGATGCCCAAGGTAATCTGGCCGGTATCTTTACGGATGGAGACCTACGTCGTCATATGAATATTGACGGTGAAAAAATTTGGAGTATGACAATGGGTGATTTTGATATGAAGAGTCCCATTACCATTGATATAGAAGATAAGTTACATGCGGCTGTAGCAATCTTTAAAGAGAAACAAATCGACAACATTATTGCTGTGAGTAATGGTAAGCCCGTTGGAATGGTAGATGTGCAGGATTTGGTGAAGCTGGAAATTATATAA